Sequence from the Nocardiopsis sp. YSL2 genome:
GTACCGGGGCCGTCGACTCCGGGGAAGAGCGCCGGGAGGAGTCCGGCCCCGGCCAGGCGGCGCAGCAGCCCGCGGTCGACCCGCCCCGGCGGCGCTTCCGGGCCTCCGGAGCTCGCGAGCTCGGCGGCGCGCGCGTCCACCCAGTCGGCGAACGCGCGATCAGCGGCGGTCAGGGAGAACCCCATGGGCGACCTCGACTCTCGTAGTGATCCACCCCACATTCCCGAATCTACAGGAAGTATGACGACCGTCAAGAGAGCAACATGAGATGGCGATCGACTCCACCCTCGCGACCCGGCGCCCGACGTACCAGTGGGACCGCCGACAGGCCGCGCTATCGTGTGCCCGTGACGTCAAACAGCGAACAGGCACCCCCGACCCCGGCCGGGGACCCCGAGCGAGTCAACCGCCGCCCGCGCTCGCTGATCGTCTCCTTCTTCGGCACCTACGCCCGCGACATCGGCGGATGGATCAGCGTCGCCGACCTCATCGCGCTCATGGCCGAACTCGGCGTGGACGCGCCCTCGGTCCGGTCGGCCGTCTCCCGGCTCAAACGACGCGGACTGCTGGCCCCCGAGCGCCTCGGCGGCGTGGCCGGATACCGGCTCTCCGACGAGGGGCGGCGCATCCTCGCCGAGGGCGACAGCCGCATCTTCGGCCACCGGGTGGCCAGGGTCGACGACGGCTGGGTGCTCGTGGTGTTCTCCGTCCCCGAGTCCGAGCGCCGGCGCCGCCACGCGCTGCGCGCCCGTCTGACCAGGCTCGGGTTCGGCACGACCGCCGCCGGGGTGTGGATCGCGCCCGCGCACATGACCGAGCAGGCCCGCCAGGCCCTGCGCGATCTCGGCCTGGACGGCTACGCGGAGCTGTTCCAGGCCACCCACCTGGGTTTCCGGGACCTGAGCGAGGCGGTGGCCCGCTGGTGGGACCTGCCCGCCCTCCAGGCGATGTACCAGGATTTCCTGTCCGAGCACGAGCCCGTGCTGGGCTCCTGGCGCCGCACCGGACCCGCGGGGCGCACCGTCCCCAGCGGGGCGACCGACCCGCGCGCGGCGGCCTTCGCCGACCATCTGCGGACCGTCGACGCCTGGCGGCGGATGCCCTTCCTCGACCCGGGTCTGCCACCCGAGCTGCTGCCCGGACCGTGGGCGGGCAGCCGGGCCTCCCGGGTGTTCTTCGACCTGCACGCCCGGCTGCGCGAACCGGGCCTGGCGCACGTGCGCTCGGTGGTCAGTCGGGGATGACGGCCAGACCGACGAGCTCGACCAGGGCGTCGGGGTCGTACAGTTCCGTGACCCCGAACAGGGCCATCGCCGGGTAGTGCCGTCCCAGGTGGCGGCGGTAGACCCGGCCGATCTCCCTGGCGGCGGCCCGGTAGCCGGGAACGTCGGTCGTGTAGACGGTCAGGTTCACGAGGTGCTCGGGTGCGGCGCCCGCGGCCCGCACCGCGGTGACCACGTTGGCCAGTGCCAGGTCGAACTGGGCGGTGAGCCCTTCCGCGTCCAGGCGCCCGTCCACCCCCGAGGCGATCTGACCGGCCAGGTGGACCGTCGTCCCCGGCGCCGTCACGACGGCGTGGGAGAAGCCGACCGGAGGCCCGAGTTCGGGCGGGTTGATGAGGGTGTGCGGTGTCGGCAGCATGGGGTTCGGCGGAAGGTCGTCCGGCGGGAAGGTGTTCGGTTCCTGTTCCATCAGCGTCCCTTCCATTCGGGTCGGCGCTTGCCGGTGAAGGCGGCGTGGAACTCGGCGTAGTCGGCGCTCTTCATCAGCAGTGCCTGGGTCATGGCCTCCAGCTCGATCGAGCCGGACAGGTTCATGTCCAGTTCGCGGGAGAGCAGGGCCTTGGTCTGGGCGTAGCCGAACGCGGGTCCGCCCGACAGGCGCTCGGCCAGGGCGGCGACCGCGGAGTCCAGCGCGTCGTCGTCGACGAGTTCGCTCACCAGTCCGCAGCGGTCGGCCTCCTCGGCGCCGATGGTGTCGCCGAGCATGAGCAGCCTGGTGGCGTGGCCGAGCCCGACCACGCGCGGCAGCAGGTAGGCGGCGCCCATGTCGGCGCCGGAGAGCCCCACCTTGGTGAAGAGGAAAGCGAACCGGGCCGACCGGGCCACCACCCGGAAGTCGGCGGCCAGGGCGAGGACGGACCCGGCTCCGGCCGCGATACCGTGCACGCCCGCGATCACCGGGACCGGGCACTCGCGCATGGCCTTGACCACCTCGCCGGTCATCCGGGTGAAGGCGAGGAGGTCGTCGGGCTCCATCTCCAGGGTCGCGCCGATGATCTCGTCGACGTCGCCGCCGGAGCAGAACCCGCGCCCCCTCCCCCGCAGGACCAGGACCCTGGTGTCGCCGCGGTGCGGGAGTTCGAGCAGCAGGTCCCGCAGGTCGGCGTAGGCCTGGAAGGTCAGGGCGTTGAGTTTGTCGGGGCGGTCGAGGGTCACCGTCGCCACACCGTCGGCGCGGTGGAGCTCGAAGTGGTCCCAGCGGTCGGTCAGGGGCACGGATCCCCGGAACGGGCTCACGAGTGGACGCCTCCTCCGTCGATGGTCAGGGTCTGACCGTTGACCGCGCGCGCCGCCGGGCTCACGAAGTAGGAGACGGCGGCGGCCACCTCCTCCGGTTCGACGAGGCGGCCCAGGGGGGAGGCCTCGGCCAGGGCGGCCTCGGCCTGTTCGGCGTCGCGGCCGGTGCGTTCGACGATGTGGGCCACCGAGCGGTCGGTCATGGGACTGCGGACGAACGTGGGGCACACGGCGTTGCTGGTGACACCGGTACCGGACACCTCGGCCGCCACGGCGCGGGCCAGCCCGAGCATGGCGTGTTTGGAGGCGGTGTAGGCGGCCGTGTAGCGGGCGCCGACCAGCGCGGCGGTGGAGGCGATGAACACCACCCGCCCGTGGTCGCGTTCGAGCATGCCGGTGAGCAGGGTGCGGGTGAGCAGGAAGGCGGAGGTCGCGTTGACGCGGATCTGGTCCTCCCACAGATCCAGACCGGTCCCGCGCAGGGGCGCCGTCCGCGCGGTCCCGGCATTGTTGACCAGGACCGACACCGGTTCGAGCCCCTCGGCGACGGGGACCACCTGCTGTTCGTCGCGCAGGTCGCACACCTGGGTGCGCACGGACAGGCCGTAGGCGGCGGCCTCCCGTTCCAGGGCGGCCAGGCGCGCGGAGTCGCGCCCGAGGGCCACGACCTCGTACCCCTCGGAGGCGAGCGCGACCACGATCGCCCGTCCGATACCGCCGGATCCTCCCGAGACCACGACACGCCGCACGGAGTCAGCCATGTGGGGACTGTATCACTCGACCATGACCGTCGTCATGGTTCCAACATAGAACCATCGGCGTCGCCCGCAGGTCCGCGCCCCTGACGCGCACGGCCGCTGGACACACGACAGCGCCGACGGTGTGGGGCCGTCGGCGCTGCATCGATGTTCGTGTCCGCCCGGCTGTGGGGACCGGGAGTGCTACGTGTCCCTAGAAGGCGGGACCGGCCTCCATCGCCTCGTCGATGGTCTCGGCGCGCGCTTCCTCGACCTCGTCCTGCAGTCCGTCCTCGTGCTCGGCGAACTCCTCGGTCACGGCGGCGGCCAGGGCGCGCAGGGCGACCTCCTCGGTGAGGATCTCGCCGCGCACGCGGTTGGCGTCGCCGACCTGGGCGGTCGGCTGGTTGCCGGAGGTGACCAGGTCGCCGCCGACGATGTTGTTGTCGACGTAGGCGCCGCCGGTGACGTCGCTGACGGTCAGGTCACCGTCCACGTAGTTGACCGAGGAGCAGAAGTCCTCCACCTCGCCGGCGCCGACCGCGATGGGGCCGGTGCCGCCGGTGAACGCGGCGTCGCCGATCACCTCGCTGTCGCACAGGATGCCACCGCTGGTGGCGCCGGTGACGGTGAGGTCGCCGCGCACGGCGGAGTCGTAGACGTCGGCGAACTCCACCCCTTCGGCCTTGACCGCACCGCCGATGCGCGACCCGGTCACGTAGACCGTGCCGGTGGAGGCGTTGATGTTGCGGACGGTGGAGTCGACGACGTAGGCGAAGCCGTCGTTGTCGGCCCCGTCGACGGCGACCGTGCGCAGCGCGGCGCCGGCGGAGCTGTCCTCCAGGTAGGTGCCGTACGAACCGCGGTTGACGACTCGGTCGCCGACCGAGCTCTCCGAGGCGTCGAAGTAGCCGTTCTTGCGGACGATCACCTCGCCCTCGATCTCACCGCCGACGACGTGGAGGTTGGCGCCCTGTCGGACGATCACGTCGCCCTGGACGACCGTGCCGTCCAGGAAGCAGCTCTCACCCGCCGGGACCGCCAGGTCCGTGGGCAGGGTGACGGCACCGCCGTGTCCCGAGCACAGGGTGACCAGGTCGGCCTGGGCCGGGGAGGCCATCAGAGTGGATCCGCCGACGGCGAGCGCCGCCACGGCCACGGTCGCGGCCTTCTTCCGGAACTTCATGCGAGGGGGTTCCTCTCGTCGTGACTGCGGGGGAACAGGCGCTCCTCGGGGACCGAGAGCGGGAAGAGCGCCATGACACCTGAGCGAAGCTACCGACTCATGGTCGCTTTGGGAATCCTCTTTGGACGAATATCCGCTTCCGTCCAGGTTTCCAACTCGAGAATGCGCCGGGTGCCAAGGCGCGCCGGGGCCGCACCGGCGCGGGAGGGGGCCCGAACGCACGGAAGGGGCCGCCCGGAACTCCGGACGTCCCCTTCGGGAAGAGTCGTGCGCACTGCCGTCGGCGGCCGCGCACGCGTGCGGCTACTTCAGGTGGCCCTCACCCGTGACCACGTACTTCGTGGAGGTCATCTCGGTGAGTCCCATCGGCCCACGGGCGTGCAGCTTCTGCGTGGAGATGCCGATCTCCGCGCCGAAGCCGAACTCGCCGCCGTCGGTGAACCGCGTGGAGGCGTTGACCATGACCGCGGCGGAGTCCACCCGCGACACGAAGTACCGGGACGCCTGCAGGGAGTCGGTGACGATGGCCTCGGTGTGCTGGGTGGAGTAGCGCCGGATGTGGGCGAGCGCGTCGTCGATGGTGGGCACCACGCGCACGGCCAGGTCCATGGACAGGTACTCGGTGGCCCAGTCCTCCTCGGTGGCCTCGACCACGGTCGCCGGGGAGCCGTGGGCGGCGGCGACCGACCGGACGCGGTCGTCCCCGTGCACCGTGACCCCCGCCTCGGCGAGGGAGTCCAGGACCCGCGGCAGGAAGGCGTCGGCGACGTCCGCGTGGACCAGGAGGGTCTCGGCGGAGTTGCACACCGAGCAGCGCTGGGCCTTGGCGTTGGTGGCGATGGCCACCGCCTTGTCCAGGTCGGCGTCGGCGTCCACGTAGACGTGGCACAGCCCCTCGCCGGTCTCGATGACCGGGACGGTGGAGTCGCGCACGACCGACTGGATGAGCGTCTTGCCGCCGCGCGGGATGAGGACGTCGACCAGCCCGCGGGCCCGCATCAGGGCGGTGGCGGACTCGCGGGTGCGGCCGGGCACCAACTGGACGGCGTCGACCGGGACACCGCTGCCCTCCAGGGCCTCGCGTAGGACCGCCACGATCGCGCTGTTGGAGGCGTAGGCGGAGGAGGAGCCGCGCAGCAGGACCGCGTTGCCGCTCTTGAGGCACAGGGCCGCGGCGTCCACGGTGACGTTGGGGCGGCCCTCGTAGATGATGCCGATGACACCGAGCGGCACGCGGATCTGGCGCAGGTCCAGGCCGTTGGGCAGGACGCCGCCGCGCACCGACTCGCCCACCGGGTCCGGGAGCTCGACGATCTCGCGCACGGCGTCGGCGATGGCCTCGACGCGCTGCGGGGTGAGGGTGAGCCGGTCGATCATCGCCGGCGTGGTGCCGTCCGCTCGCGCGCGCTCGACGTCCTCGGCGTTGGCGGCCGTGATCTCGTCGGCGCGCTTGACCAGGTTGTCGGCGACGGCCAGCAGTGCGGCGTCCTTCACGGCCCTGCTGAGCGGGGCGAGGTCGGCCGCCGCGTCCTTGGCACGTGCGGCTACCGCGTGGACCTCGCGCTCGATGTCACTCATGGCGTTCTCTCCGTGTCTTCTACGCGCTCGTGAGCTCGCGACGGGGCTCGGGGCGCCCGGAGGCCGGGGTTCTTCGCACTGGCGCTCCGGTGGTCGCTTCCAGCGTATCGGGCCGGGCCGGTCAGTGGGCGGCGCCGTCCACAGTGTGGACACCGGCGCCCACCAGGCCCTGGAGCGCGCGCTCGGACGGGCTGCCGGGGTCGGCCGTGTCCGCCGTCTGGCCGCCCCGGGTGGTCCGCGCCGCCCGGTCGCCGCCGGGCGGCGCGGACCCGGGCTCACTTCCAGCCGTACCTGCTGCGCAGGACGTCGGCGACCAGCCAGAACAGCTCCTCGTCCATGACGGCGGCCTCACGGCGGATGGCGTCCTCGTCGAACTCGAAGAGGCGGTCCACGCGAACGAACGAGTCGCGCCGTTCGCGGTCCCAGGGACCGGAGCCGATCGGGAGCCAGTCCTCGCGCTCATGGTGGTCGGGGCTCTGGGAGGACAGCATCAGGCCGTGCAGCCGGGCGGCGCGGCGGCCGACCACCAGCATCGGCCGGTCCTTGCCCTGGTCCGGG
This genomic interval carries:
- a CDS encoding glutamate-5-semialdehyde dehydrogenase — its product is MSDIEREVHAVAARAKDAAADLAPLSRAVKDAALLAVADNLVKRADEITAANAEDVERARADGTTPAMIDRLTLTPQRVEAIADAVREIVELPDPVGESVRGGVLPNGLDLRQIRVPLGVIGIIYEGRPNVTVDAAALCLKSGNAVLLRGSSSAYASNSAIVAVLREALEGSGVPVDAVQLVPGRTRESATALMRARGLVDVLIPRGGKTLIQSVVRDSTVPVIETGEGLCHVYVDADADLDKAVAIATNAKAQRCSVCNSAETLLVHADVADAFLPRVLDSLAEAGVTVHGDDRVRSVAAAHGSPATVVEATEEDWATEYLSMDLAVRVVPTIDDALAHIRRYSTQHTEAIVTDSLQASRYFVSRVDSAAVMVNASTRFTDGGEFGFGAEIGISTQKLHARGPMGLTEMTSTKYVVTGEGHLK
- a CDS encoding enoyl-CoA hydratase family protein; this encodes MSPFRGSVPLTDRWDHFELHRADGVATVTLDRPDKLNALTFQAYADLRDLLLELPHRGDTRVLVLRGRGRGFCSGGDVDEIIGATLEMEPDDLLAFTRMTGEVVKAMRECPVPVIAGVHGIAAGAGSVLALAADFRVVARSARFAFLFTKVGLSGADMGAAYLLPRVVGLGHATRLLMLGDTIGAEEADRCGLVSELVDDDALDSAVAALAERLSGGPAFGYAQTKALLSRELDMNLSGSIELEAMTQALLMKSADYAEFHAAFTGKRRPEWKGR
- a CDS encoding SDR family NAD(P)-dependent oxidoreductase encodes the protein MADSVRRVVVSGGSGGIGRAIVVALASEGYEVVALGRDSARLAALEREAAAYGLSVRTQVCDLRDEQQVVPVAEGLEPVSVLVNNAGTARTAPLRGTGLDLWEDQIRVNATSAFLLTRTLLTGMLERDHGRVVFIASTAALVGARYTAAYTASKHAMLGLARAVAAEVSGTGVTSNAVCPTFVRSPMTDRSVAHIVERTGRDAEQAEAALAEASPLGRLVEPEEVAAAVSYFVSPAARAVNGQTLTIDGGGVHS
- a CDS encoding RidA family protein; translation: MEQEPNTFPPDDLPPNPMLPTPHTLINPPELGPPVGFSHAVVTAPGTTVHLAGQIASGVDGRLDAEGLTAQFDLALANVVTAVRAAGAAPEHLVNLTVYTTDVPGYRAAAREIGRVYRRHLGRHYPAMALFGVTELYDPDALVELVGLAVIPD
- a CDS encoding type II toxin-antitoxin system PemK/MazF family toxin, with translation MNRPVTNAADAHPHRGAVREIPTESNATRLVYAPERDGLADAGEVVWTWVPFEEDPDQGKDRPMLVVGRRAARLHGLMLSSQSPDHHEREDWLPIGSGPWDRERRDSFVRVDRLFEFDEDAIRREAAVMDEELFWLVADVLRSRYGWK
- a CDS encoding PaaX family transcriptional regulator C-terminal domain-containing protein; translation: MTSNSEQAPPTPAGDPERVNRRPRSLIVSFFGTYARDIGGWISVADLIALMAELGVDAPSVRSAVSRLKRRGLLAPERLGGVAGYRLSDEGRRILAEGDSRIFGHRVARVDDGWVLVVFSVPESERRRRHALRARLTRLGFGTTAAGVWIAPAHMTEQARQALRDLGLDGYAELFQATHLGFRDLSEAVARWWDLPALQAMYQDFLSEHEPVLGSWRRTGPAGRTVPSGATDPRAAAFADHLRTVDAWRRMPFLDPGLPPELLPGPWAGSRASRVFFDLHARLREPGLAHVRSVVSRG